A portion of the Phacochoerus africanus isolate WHEZ1 chromosome 5, ROS_Pafr_v1, whole genome shotgun sequence genome contains these proteins:
- the IL32 gene encoding interleukin-32 isoform X7, with product MEPCPPPWISRRGFAQMRVRMHQCVDTFLQNLSEDNMQAAGRHPRLSPPGSGRAGRFAGLGMKEVPAQCPLLTQTTVTPVCQGRVGAAELSDGAEEQPPRSSLQDGLSEDLFGAFEAQLENDDDDSVELTLMNLEDGLSEELLGAFDVQLEDDDSVSLSCRLSPLSLPPLPHCVGAATCRQSSPASWSPALNSMTPHPGGPAAGLRCQAGERQVSSPLLNEVRQGVRSRVRRPPGHNQPHDVLAVREPRQSTFRRILELFEEMLQRLQQRWRDALAWVQERAAACFRGLCRALEAFWSLVQSFCSSMGHAFRSVIQV from the exons ATGGAGCCCTGCCCGCCTCCCTGG ATATCGCGACGTGGTTTTGCTCAAATGCGGGTCAGGATG CACCAGTGTGTGGACACCTTCCTGCAGAATCTCTCTGAGGACAACATGCAGGCGGCTGGGCGTCACCCACGCCTGTCCCCTCCTGGCtcgggcagggcagggaggtttGCCGGTTTGGGGATGAAGGAGGTGCCCGCTCAGTGCCCCCTCCTCACACAGACAACTGTCACACCTGTGTGCCAG GGCAGAGTGGGGGCCGCAGAGCTCAGTGACGGGGCAGAAGAGCAGCCTCCACGCTCCTCTCTCCAGGACGGACTCAGTGAGGACCTGTTTGGAGCTTTCGAAGCTCAGCTGGAGAACGACGACGACGACTCG GTGGAGTTAACCCTGATGAATCTGGAG GACGGACTCAGTGAGGAGCTGCTTGGAGCTTTCGATGTTCAGCTGGAGGACGACGACTCAGTGAGTTTGAGCTGCCGTCTCAGCCCCTTGTCCCTGCCCCCCCTTCCCCATTGTGTTGGTGCTGCCACGTGTAGACAGAGCTCCCCTGCGTCCTGGAGCCCTGCCCTCAATTCCATGACACCGCACCCAGGCGGGCCTGCTGCTGGGCTCAGATGTCAGGCAGGCGAAAGGCAG GTATCCAGTCCTCTGCTCAACGAAGTCCGGCAGGGAGTCCGTTCTAGAGTCCGAAGGCCTCCTGGCCACAACCAGCCACATGATGTGCTAGCGGTCCGGGAGCCCAGGCAGAGCACTTTCAGACGCATCCTTGAGCTGTTTGAGGAAATGCTGCAGCGCCTGCAGCAGAGGTGGAGGGATGCCCTGGCTTGGGTGCAGGAAAGGGCTGCTGCCTGCTTCCGGGGCTTGTGCAGGGCCCTTGAAGCTTTCTGGAGCCTGGTGCAGAGTTTTTGCTCCTCCATGGGGCACGCCTTCAGGAGTGTCATCCAGGTCTAA
- the IL32 gene encoding interleukin-32 isoform X8 yields MEPCPPPWISRRGFAQMRVRMHQCVDTFLQNLSEDNMQAAGRHPRLSPPGSGRAGRFAGLGMKEVPAQCPLLTQTTVTPVCQDGLSEDLFGAFEAQLENDDDDSQVELTLMNLESSVTGEQPPRSSPQDGLSEELLGAFDVQLEDDDSVSLSCRLSPLSLPPLPHCVGAATCRQSSPASWSPALNSMTPHPGGPAAGLRCQAGERQVSSPLLNEVRQGVRSRVRRPPGHNQPHDVLAVREPRQSTFRRILELFEEMLQRLQQRWRDALAWVQERAAACFRGLCRALEAFWSLVQSFCSSMGHAFRSVIQV; encoded by the exons ATGGAGCCCTGCCCGCCTCCCTGG ATATCGCGACGTGGTTTTGCTCAAATGCGGGTCAGGATG CACCAGTGTGTGGACACCTTCCTGCAGAATCTCTCTGAGGACAACATGCAGGCGGCTGGGCGTCACCCACGCCTGTCCCCTCCTGGCtcgggcagggcagggaggtttGCCGGTTTGGGGATGAAGGAGGTGCCCGCTCAGTGCCCCCTCCTCACACAGACAACTGTCACACCTGTGTGCCAG GACGGACTCAGTGAGGACCTGTTTGGAGCTTTCGAAGCTCAGCTGGAGAACGACGACGACGACTCG CAGGTGGAGTTAACCCTGATGAATCTGGAG AGCTCAGTGACAGGAGAGCAGCCTCCACGCTCCTCTCCCCAGGACGGACTCAGTGAGGAGCTGCTTGGAGCTTTCGATGTTCAGCTGGAGGACGACGACTCAGTGAGTTTGAGCTGCCGTCTCAGCCCCTTGTCCCTGCCCCCCCTTCCCCATTGTGTTGGTGCTGCCACGTGTAGACAGAGCTCCCCTGCGTCCTGGAGCCCTGCCCTCAATTCCATGACACCGCACCCAGGCGGGCCTGCTGCTGGGCTCAGATGTCAGGCAGGCGAAAGGCAG GTATCCAGTCCTCTGCTCAACGAAGTCCGGCAGGGAGTCCGTTCTAGAGTCCGAAGGCCTCCTGGCCACAACCAGCCACATGATGTGCTAGCGGTCCGGGAGCCCAGGCAGAGCACTTTCAGACGCATCCTTGAGCTGTTTGAGGAAATGCTGCAGCGCCTGCAGCAGAGGTGGAGGGATGCCCTGGCTTGGGTGCAGGAAAGGGCTGCTGCCTGCTTCCGGGGCTTGTGCAGGGCCCTTGAAGCTTTCTGGAGCCTGGTGCAGAGTTTTTGCTCCTCCATGGGGCACGCCTTCAGGAGTGTCATCCAGGTCTAA
- the IL32 gene encoding interleukin-32 isoform X19 — MEPCPPPWISRRGFAQMRVRMHQCVDTFLQNLSEDNMQAAGRHPRLSPPGSGRAGRFAGLGMKEVPAQCPLLTQTTVTPVCQGRVGAAELSDGAEEQPPRSSLQDGLSEDLFGAFEAQLENDDDDSQVELTLMNLESSVTGEQPPRSSPQDGLSEELLGAFDVQLEDDDSVSLSCRLSPLSLPPLPHCVGAATCRQSSPASWSPALNSMTPHPGGPAAGLRCQAGERYPVLCSTKSGRESVLESEGLLATTSHMMC; from the exons ATGGAGCCCTGCCCGCCTCCCTGG ATATCGCGACGTGGTTTTGCTCAAATGCGGGTCAGGATG CACCAGTGTGTGGACACCTTCCTGCAGAATCTCTCTGAGGACAACATGCAGGCGGCTGGGCGTCACCCACGCCTGTCCCCTCCTGGCtcgggcagggcagggaggtttGCCGGTTTGGGGATGAAGGAGGTGCCCGCTCAGTGCCCCCTCCTCACACAGACAACTGTCACACCTGTGTGCCAG GGCAGAGTGGGGGCCGCAGAGCTCAGTGACGGGGCAGAAGAGCAGCCTCCACGCTCCTCTCTCCAGGACGGACTCAGTGAGGACCTGTTTGGAGCTTTCGAAGCTCAGCTGGAGAACGACGACGACGACTCG CAGGTGGAGTTAACCCTGATGAATCTGGAG AGCTCAGTGACAGGAGAGCAGCCTCCACGCTCCTCTCCCCAGGACGGACTCAGTGAGGAGCTGCTTGGAGCTTTCGATGTTCAGCTGGAGGACGACGACTCAGTGAGTTTGAGCTGCCGTCTCAGCCCCTTGTCCCTGCCCCCCCTTCCCCATTGTGTTGGTGCTGCCACGTGTAGACAGAGCTCCCCTGCGTCCTGGAGCCCTGCCCTCAATTCCATGACACCGCACCCAGGCGGGCCTGCTGCTGGGCTCAGATGTCAGGCAGGCGAAAG GTATCCAGTCCTCTGCTCAACGAAGTCCGGCAGGGAGTCCGTTCTAGAGTCCGAAGGCCTCCTGGCCACAACCAGCCACATGATGTGCTAG
- the IL32 gene encoding interleukin-32 isoform X16: MEPCPPPWISRRGFAQMRVRMHQCVDTFLQNLSEDNMQAAGRHPRLSPPGSGRAGRFAGLGMKEVPAQCPLLTQTTVTPVCQGRVGAAELSDGAEEQPPRSSLQDGLSEDLFGAFEAQLENDDDDSVELTLMNLEPPRSSPQDGLSEELLGAFDVQLEDDDSVSSPLLNEVRQGVRSRVRRPPGHNQPHDVLAVREPRQSTFRRILELFEEMLQRLQQRWRDALAWVQERAAACFRGLCRALEAFWSLVQSFCSSMGHAFRSVIQV, from the exons ATGGAGCCCTGCCCGCCTCCCTGG ATATCGCGACGTGGTTTTGCTCAAATGCGGGTCAGGATG CACCAGTGTGTGGACACCTTCCTGCAGAATCTCTCTGAGGACAACATGCAGGCGGCTGGGCGTCACCCACGCCTGTCCCCTCCTGGCtcgggcagggcagggaggtttGCCGGTTTGGGGATGAAGGAGGTGCCCGCTCAGTGCCCCCTCCTCACACAGACAACTGTCACACCTGTGTGCCAG GGCAGAGTGGGGGCCGCAGAGCTCAGTGACGGGGCAGAAGAGCAGCCTCCACGCTCCTCTCTCCAGGACGGACTCAGTGAGGACCTGTTTGGAGCTTTCGAAGCTCAGCTGGAGAACGACGACGACGACTCG GTGGAGTTAACCCTGATGAATCTGGAG CCTCCACGCTCCTCTCCCCAGGACGGACTCAGTGAGGAGCTGCTTGGAGCTTTCGATGTTCAGCTGGAGGACGACGACTCA GTATCCAGTCCTCTGCTCAACGAAGTCCGGCAGGGAGTCCGTTCTAGAGTCCGAAGGCCTCCTGGCCACAACCAGCCACATGATGTGCTAGCGGTCCGGGAGCCCAGGCAGAGCACTTTCAGACGCATCCTTGAGCTGTTTGAGGAAATGCTGCAGCGCCTGCAGCAGAGGTGGAGGGATGCCCTGGCTTGGGTGCAGGAAAGGGCTGCTGCCTGCTTCCGGGGCTTGTGCAGGGCCCTTGAAGCTTTCTGGAGCCTGGTGCAGAGTTTTTGCTCCTCCATGGGGCACGCCTTCAGGAGTGTCATCCAGGTCTAA
- the IL32 gene encoding interleukin-32 isoform X15 — protein MEPCPPPWISRRGFAQMRVRMHQCVDTFLQNLSEDNMQAAGRHPRLSPPGSGRAGRFAGLGMKEVPAQCPLLTQTTVTPVCQGRVGAAELSDGAEEQPPRSSLQDGLSEDLFGAFEAQLENDDDDSQVELTLMNLEPPRSSPQDGLSEELLGAFDVQLEDDDSVSSPLLNEVRQGVRSRVRRPPGHNQPHDVLAVREPRQSTFRRILELFEEMLQRLQQRWRDALAWVQERAAACFRGLCRALEAFWSLVQSFCSSMGHAFRSVIQV, from the exons ATGGAGCCCTGCCCGCCTCCCTGG ATATCGCGACGTGGTTTTGCTCAAATGCGGGTCAGGATG CACCAGTGTGTGGACACCTTCCTGCAGAATCTCTCTGAGGACAACATGCAGGCGGCTGGGCGTCACCCACGCCTGTCCCCTCCTGGCtcgggcagggcagggaggtttGCCGGTTTGGGGATGAAGGAGGTGCCCGCTCAGTGCCCCCTCCTCACACAGACAACTGTCACACCTGTGTGCCAG GGCAGAGTGGGGGCCGCAGAGCTCAGTGACGGGGCAGAAGAGCAGCCTCCACGCTCCTCTCTCCAGGACGGACTCAGTGAGGACCTGTTTGGAGCTTTCGAAGCTCAGCTGGAGAACGACGACGACGACTCG CAGGTGGAGTTAACCCTGATGAATCTGGAG CCTCCACGCTCCTCTCCCCAGGACGGACTCAGTGAGGAGCTGCTTGGAGCTTTCGATGTTCAGCTGGAGGACGACGACTCA GTATCCAGTCCTCTGCTCAACGAAGTCCGGCAGGGAGTCCGTTCTAGAGTCCGAAGGCCTCCTGGCCACAACCAGCCACATGATGTGCTAGCGGTCCGGGAGCCCAGGCAGAGCACTTTCAGACGCATCCTTGAGCTGTTTGAGGAAATGCTGCAGCGCCTGCAGCAGAGGTGGAGGGATGCCCTGGCTTGGGTGCAGGAAAGGGCTGCTGCCTGCTTCCGGGGCTTGTGCAGGGCCCTTGAAGCTTTCTGGAGCCTGGTGCAGAGTTTTTGCTCCTCCATGGGGCACGCCTTCAGGAGTGTCATCCAGGTCTAA
- the IL32 gene encoding interleukin-32 isoform X3: protein MRVAKISRRGFAQMRVRMHQCVDTFLQNLSEDNMQAAGRHPRLSPPGSGRAGRFAGLGMKEVPAQCPLLTQTTVTPVCQGRVGAAELSDGAEEQPPRSSLQDGLSEDLFGAFEAQLENDDDDSQVELTLMNLESSVTGEQPPRSSPQDGLSEELLGAFDVQLEDDDSVSLSCRLSPLSLPPLPHCVGAATCRQSSPASWSPALNSMTPHPGGPAAGLRCQAGERQVSSPLLNEVRQGVRSRVRRPPGHNQPHDVLAVREPRQSTFRRILELFEEMLQRLQQRWRDALAWVQERAAACFRGLCRALEAFWSLVQSFCSSMGHAFRSVIQV, encoded by the exons ATGCGCGTTGCCAAG ATATCGCGACGTGGTTTTGCTCAAATGCGGGTCAGGATG CACCAGTGTGTGGACACCTTCCTGCAGAATCTCTCTGAGGACAACATGCAGGCGGCTGGGCGTCACCCACGCCTGTCCCCTCCTGGCtcgggcagggcagggaggtttGCCGGTTTGGGGATGAAGGAGGTGCCCGCTCAGTGCCCCCTCCTCACACAGACAACTGTCACACCTGTGTGCCAG GGCAGAGTGGGGGCCGCAGAGCTCAGTGACGGGGCAGAAGAGCAGCCTCCACGCTCCTCTCTCCAGGACGGACTCAGTGAGGACCTGTTTGGAGCTTTCGAAGCTCAGCTGGAGAACGACGACGACGACTCG CAGGTGGAGTTAACCCTGATGAATCTGGAG AGCTCAGTGACAGGAGAGCAGCCTCCACGCTCCTCTCCCCAGGACGGACTCAGTGAGGAGCTGCTTGGAGCTTTCGATGTTCAGCTGGAGGACGACGACTCAGTGAGTTTGAGCTGCCGTCTCAGCCCCTTGTCCCTGCCCCCCCTTCCCCATTGTGTTGGTGCTGCCACGTGTAGACAGAGCTCCCCTGCGTCCTGGAGCCCTGCCCTCAATTCCATGACACCGCACCCAGGCGGGCCTGCTGCTGGGCTCAGATGTCAGGCAGGCGAAAGGCAG GTATCCAGTCCTCTGCTCAACGAAGTCCGGCAGGGAGTCCGTTCTAGAGTCCGAAGGCCTCCTGGCCACAACCAGCCACATGATGTGCTAGCGGTCCGGGAGCCCAGGCAGAGCACTTTCAGACGCATCCTTGAGCTGTTTGAGGAAATGCTGCAGCGCCTGCAGCAGAGGTGGAGGGATGCCCTGGCTTGGGTGCAGGAAAGGGCTGCTGCCTGCTTCCGGGGCTTGTGCAGGGCCCTTGAAGCTTTCTGGAGCCTGGTGCAGAGTTTTTGCTCCTCCATGGGGCACGCCTTCAGGAGTGTCATCCAGGTCTAA
- the IL32 gene encoding interleukin-32 isoform X6 translates to MEPCPPPWISRRGFAQMRVRMHQCVDTFLQNLSEDNMQAAGRHPRLSPPGSGRAGRFAGLGMKEVPAQCPLLTQTTVTPVCQGRVGAAELSDGAEEQPPRSSLQDGLSEDLFGAFEAQLENDDDDSQVELTLMNLEDGLSEELLGAFDVQLEDDDSVSLSCRLSPLSLPPLPHCVGAATCRQSSPASWSPALNSMTPHPGGPAAGLRCQAGERQVSSPLLNEVRQGVRSRVRRPPGHNQPHDVLAVREPRQSTFRRILELFEEMLQRLQQRWRDALAWVQERAAACFRGLCRALEAFWSLVQSFCSSMGHAFRSVIQV, encoded by the exons ATGGAGCCCTGCCCGCCTCCCTGG ATATCGCGACGTGGTTTTGCTCAAATGCGGGTCAGGATG CACCAGTGTGTGGACACCTTCCTGCAGAATCTCTCTGAGGACAACATGCAGGCGGCTGGGCGTCACCCACGCCTGTCCCCTCCTGGCtcgggcagggcagggaggtttGCCGGTTTGGGGATGAAGGAGGTGCCCGCTCAGTGCCCCCTCCTCACACAGACAACTGTCACACCTGTGTGCCAG GGCAGAGTGGGGGCCGCAGAGCTCAGTGACGGGGCAGAAGAGCAGCCTCCACGCTCCTCTCTCCAGGACGGACTCAGTGAGGACCTGTTTGGAGCTTTCGAAGCTCAGCTGGAGAACGACGACGACGACTCG CAGGTGGAGTTAACCCTGATGAATCTGGAG GACGGACTCAGTGAGGAGCTGCTTGGAGCTTTCGATGTTCAGCTGGAGGACGACGACTCAGTGAGTTTGAGCTGCCGTCTCAGCCCCTTGTCCCTGCCCCCCCTTCCCCATTGTGTTGGTGCTGCCACGTGTAGACAGAGCTCCCCTGCGTCCTGGAGCCCTGCCCTCAATTCCATGACACCGCACCCAGGCGGGCCTGCTGCTGGGCTCAGATGTCAGGCAGGCGAAAGGCAG GTATCCAGTCCTCTGCTCAACGAAGTCCGGCAGGGAGTCCGTTCTAGAGTCCGAAGGCCTCCTGGCCACAACCAGCCACATGATGTGCTAGCGGTCCGGGAGCCCAGGCAGAGCACTTTCAGACGCATCCTTGAGCTGTTTGAGGAAATGCTGCAGCGCCTGCAGCAGAGGTGGAGGGATGCCCTGGCTTGGGTGCAGGAAAGGGCTGCTGCCTGCTTCCGGGGCTTGTGCAGGGCCCTTGAAGCTTTCTGGAGCCTGGTGCAGAGTTTTTGCTCCTCCATGGGGCACGCCTTCAGGAGTGTCATCCAGGTCTAA
- the IL32 gene encoding interleukin-32 isoform X13 — protein sequence MEPCPPPWISRRGFAQMRVRMHQCVDTFLQNLSEDNMQAAGRHPRLSPPGSGRAGRFAGLGMKEVPAQCPLLTQTTVTPVCQDGLSEDLFGAFEAQLENDDDDSVELTLMNLEDGLSEELLGAFDVQLEDDDSVSLSCRLSPLSLPPLPHCVGAATCRQSSPASWSPALNSMTPHPGGPAAGLRCQAGERQVSSPLLNEVRQGVRSRVRRPPGHNQPHDVLAVREPRQSTFRRILELFEEMLQRLQQRWRDALAWVQERAAACFRGLCRALEAFWSLVQSFCSSMGHAFRSVIQV from the exons ATGGAGCCCTGCCCGCCTCCCTGG ATATCGCGACGTGGTTTTGCTCAAATGCGGGTCAGGATG CACCAGTGTGTGGACACCTTCCTGCAGAATCTCTCTGAGGACAACATGCAGGCGGCTGGGCGTCACCCACGCCTGTCCCCTCCTGGCtcgggcagggcagggaggtttGCCGGTTTGGGGATGAAGGAGGTGCCCGCTCAGTGCCCCCTCCTCACACAGACAACTGTCACACCTGTGTGCCAG GACGGACTCAGTGAGGACCTGTTTGGAGCTTTCGAAGCTCAGCTGGAGAACGACGACGACGACTCG GTGGAGTTAACCCTGATGAATCTGGAG GACGGACTCAGTGAGGAGCTGCTTGGAGCTTTCGATGTTCAGCTGGAGGACGACGACTCAGTGAGTTTGAGCTGCCGTCTCAGCCCCTTGTCCCTGCCCCCCCTTCCCCATTGTGTTGGTGCTGCCACGTGTAGACAGAGCTCCCCTGCGTCCTGGAGCCCTGCCCTCAATTCCATGACACCGCACCCAGGCGGGCCTGCTGCTGGGCTCAGATGTCAGGCAGGCGAAAGGCAG GTATCCAGTCCTCTGCTCAACGAAGTCCGGCAGGGAGTCCGTTCTAGAGTCCGAAGGCCTCCTGGCCACAACCAGCCACATGATGTGCTAGCGGTCCGGGAGCCCAGGCAGAGCACTTTCAGACGCATCCTTGAGCTGTTTGAGGAAATGCTGCAGCGCCTGCAGCAGAGGTGGAGGGATGCCCTGGCTTGGGTGCAGGAAAGGGCTGCTGCCTGCTTCCGGGGCTTGTGCAGGGCCCTTGAAGCTTTCTGGAGCCTGGTGCAGAGTTTTTGCTCCTCCATGGGGCACGCCTTCAGGAGTGTCATCCAGGTCTAA